TCATCAACTACAACTGCCCCAACGCAAACATCATCCTGAAATACTCCAATTTCCATTACTTCTTCCGGAATATCAACAACATCTATTACTTCGTATTCAGCAGCTTCTGAAAATGCAAAATTTTCCGATTCACCTCTTGATTCCGGTTCTTCTGCAGTTCCAGAAGATGTCCAATAGAAATTGTTGATCTGGGTTGTTCGTTCAAATCGAACTATATATCCTTTACCGTATTCCAGCGTTTTACCTTCCACAGACTCAGAAACTGGTTCTGCCTGTCCGAAACCACGATTGTTACTGTTTTTGTTATAGTACCAGTCTTCTGCCCAAACTTCTTCTACATATGTCCAGAAATCATCTCCAAATGCATCAACTATATTTTGCGATTCCGGCAACCAGTAACCCATCCAGTTTTCTGTATTAACGCCAGCTACTAAATTATAGTCTAAAGGATTATTTGCAACTACTCCTAATCGATATCCCTCTAATGGAAGATAGTGATAACCTTCTTCTGCAGTATATAATTTATAACCGTAACTGGACTTGACATTATAAGATGTTGGATCCCAGCTACCTTGATCATATTCGAGTACTGGATTTTGTTCCGTAGAATAAAAAAGTAAGTTGAGATCAATAAAAGGCCAATTCAGGAATTCTTCAAGTATAGGAGGTACATTAACATCTTCATCATCCTCTCTTTCAAGTCGTGGGAAAGACAACCAGTTCCAGTGCTCTCCTTTACAGTATTTAATATCAGTGCTTGATTCAAAACATCCTATATCAATACGTACATCTCCCCCTGTTGTATTAGGATCACCAGCATCGATGCAGGGACTGCCTTCCAGAAGGTAATACTCGTATGGCTCTTCAGGGCAGAATTTGGGGTCAGTGTTAACTAAATTTCCAGAACCCCATGTGAAGTAAGGAGTGTTTTGATAGCCAGAATGAGTAAAGCAACTATATGATATTGTAACATCTGAGCCATAAGGTCCAATAGTAATACCAGCAGATGAAAAAATACAATTTTTGATAGAAGCATCAGCAGCAAGATATAAGTAAAGACCATATGGAGAATCAACAAATGTATTATTTTCGAAGTTACCATGATAATTTGAGCTTGCATTCATAATATAAAATATCCCATCATCATATAGATTATTCTTATAATTTCCATAAGCTTCAGGATTAGAATTCAATGAATAATCCTCATTTAAATAAATTGCATATTGCGCTGAATTATTTCGGAATATACAATATGATATTTCCTTCACATGATCATCACAATTCCATGACTCAAGAATATTTCCATTTGATAAATCATTATCTTCAAAAATACAATTAGTTATGGTATTCACACCATCATGAAAAACTACAGCAGCATCACCCCAAGAAGCACCTGTTACTGTAAATCCTTCAAATCTTTCAACATGACTTTGAGCATTTAAACAGCTGCCCCAAAAATATGGTGCAGAAATAATACAATCATCTGGTCCATTAACAGATTCAAAAATCAAATCAGTTTTCCCATTTGGTATTTCAATGTATTCTTCATAAACACCATCATATACAAGGATTGTATCATCGTCTAAAGCTGCATTGACGGCGGCCTGGATAGTAGAGTAAGTACCACCCGGCCAAACTGTTCTAATGGTTGCAATAAGTGAATAACTCATAATAAAATATATAATTGCTAATATGATCTTTTTCATCTTTTCCTCCATAAGTTTTTTGTTTTTTTATTCTCAAATTCTAAATAAAGCACGAATCGAAATGAAATCACTCAAACTTATTCTTACAGGAATAATCTCTCATTCTGCCCTCCTTCAAATCAAAACGAAGGAAGAGAGACCACAAATTTACCAGTAAGCATATTCATTAAATCTACTTACTATTTGACATCAGCATGATGATAATTAGTTTATGTTCTCGGGAAGAGGGTTGTGGAGATTTTGCTTTGGCACTAACCTTGCTTATCGAAACTCTCTCTTCCTTTTTGTTTTAAATAATTTCTTAAAACATGGTCTATTCACTTACCTTTATTAACAGTAACAAAACAAGATTTATAGATTCGATGTGTCAAACGATTTTCAGAAAAAAAACAGATAAGGTTATCTTATTTATTATGAAATATTTACGACAGTTAACATCCTTTCCGAAACCTTCTCTCGCAAACTCTTCTTTATTGGTTTCGGAAAGTTCTGAAAAATCCCTAAATAACATTCGATAAGAGATTTTTATTATACTTTTCCGACAGCTAATAATAGAAGTGCTGAGAGAAGCTGACGGAAAATGATTAACCTTCTCAATGGTCGAATAAAATGAGACCTCGAATGGTTAATTCAAAAAAAAACAAAATTGGTGAAATCGTCTCGATTGAGCTTAAATTTTTTACTGATCGACTTCGATCAATCTTAATCATAATTTTCGAGACGAAAAGAATAAACACTTAGACTCCACGAGACGTGAAGTCCAACAAACAATCCGTGTTTATCTGCGGTTAAAAGAGATTCTTCCAAACTGTGCCGGCGTAGTTTTTCGAAGCCGTAAGAACAACGTGCAAGACTCGTTAGAATGAGAAAGTTTTTTGTTTTATCAGTGTCTATCAGCGGTTTTTAGATTACACTTCCTAAAAATTACTCATCCCACTGCCTGATAGCTTCGTAACAGGCAATTGCTGCTGTTACGCCAACATTCAATGAGTTTTTCCAACCGGAAAGAGGAATCGAGACAGTTTCATCTGCTAACTCTAAAGTTTCTTCCGAGATTCCTAAT
This region of Candidatus Cloacimonadota bacterium genomic DNA includes:
- a CDS encoding T9SS type A sorting domain-containing protein, translated to MKKIILAIIYFIMSYSLIATIRTVWPGGTYSTIQAAVNAALDDDTILVYDGVYEEYIEIPNGKTDLIFESVNGPDDCIISAPYFWGSCLNAQSHVERFEGFTVTGASWGDAAVVFHDGVNTITNCIFEDNDLSNGNILESWNCDDHVKEISYCIFRNNSAQYAIYLNEDYSLNSNPEAYGNYKNNLYDDGIFYIMNASSNYHGNFENNTFVDSPYGLYLYLAADASIKNCIFSSAGITIGPYGSDVTISYSCFTHSGYQNTPYFTWGSGNLVNTDPKFCPEEPYEYYLLEGSPCIDAGDPNTTGGDVRIDIGCFESSTDIKYCKGEHWNWLSFPRLEREDDEDVNVPPILEEFLNWPFIDLNLLFYSTEQNPVLEYDQGSWDPTSYNVKSSYGYKLYTAEEGYHYLPLEGYRLGVVANNPLDYNLVAGVNTENWMGYWLPESQNIVDAFGDDFWTYVEEVWAEDWYYNKNSNNRGFGQAEPVSESVEGKTLEYGKGYIVRFERTTQINNFYWTSSGTAEEPESRGESENFAFSEAAEYEVIDVVDIPEEVMEIGVFQDDVCVGAVVVDDECEQILVYPDGVSREPIPYNFEIVTNVRSLNIPVKSYQVLNPETGEFEEGSVISGQQNNSVVMFGNIEEEQNETPNLESIQLKGNYPNPFNPTTEIYFSLPLDQHIDLIIYNTKGQIVRKLAQGNFTTGEHSVSWDGKDVNGKNVGSGIYLYKLLINKQEISKKMLLLK